Proteins encoded together in one Chryseobacterium sp. G0201 window:
- a CDS encoding NAD-dependent epimerase/dehydratase family protein, which translates to MVFVTGATGILGRVIVLELLKKGKNVRAAKRPTSNIKEVKHSYTFYTGSPDDFFNKIEWTDVDFDDINSLQDALKGVDEVYHCAAKVSFNPKYEKEMYHVNIKGTENLLFACEGSDVKKFLHVSSIAVLDGFNEKGELDEESDFNPKIEHSAYAISKHLSEMEVWRASAEGLNTIIINPGIIIGSGNWSQSSGKLFSTFENNGFTFSGGTCYVDVLDVAKIAIELMEKNIFGERFILISENKKYADIGNYIRKKAGLKDAKILSNTQLNLGRWMNIFLGWLIPQLKMATRTNIEAVTAMNTISNQKIKEKLNYQFIPVQESVDFHLNNYSNDKKAE; encoded by the coding sequence ATGGTTTTTGTAACGGGTGCCACCGGAATTTTAGGCAGAGTAATCGTTTTAGAGCTTCTTAAAAAAGGCAAAAACGTTCGTGCTGCGAAAAGACCTACAAGCAATATAAAAGAAGTAAAACATTCGTATACATTTTATACGGGAAGCCCTGACGATTTTTTTAATAAAATTGAATGGACCGATGTAGATTTTGATGATATCAATTCTCTTCAGGATGCTTTAAAAGGAGTAGATGAGGTTTATCACTGTGCTGCAAAGGTAAGTTTTAACCCAAAATATGAGAAAGAGATGTACCATGTTAATATTAAGGGTACAGAAAATCTCTTATTTGCATGTGAAGGTTCTGACGTTAAGAAATTTTTACATGTAAGTTCTATTGCCGTTTTAGATGGTTTTAATGAAAAAGGAGAATTGGACGAAGAGTCTGATTTTAATCCTAAAATAGAACATTCTGCCTATGCAATTTCCAAGCATTTATCTGAAATGGAAGTCTGGAGAGCATCCGCCGAAGGTTTAAATACAATTATCATCAATCCAGGAATCATTATCGGTTCAGGAAACTGGAGCCAAAGCAGTGGAAAACTTTTTTCTACTTTTGAAAATAATGGTTTTACATTTTCAGGAGGTACATGTTATGTTGATGTGTTGGATGTTGCAAAAATTGCCATTGAATTAATGGAAAAGAATATTTTCGGAGAACGTTTTATTCTTATTTCTGAAAATAAAAAATATGCTGATATTGGAAATTATATCAGAAAGAAAGCAGGTCTAAAAGATGCTAAAATCTTATCCAACACACAATTGAATTTGGGGAGATGGATGAACATTTTTTTAGGATGGTTAATTCCACAATTAAAAATGGCGACCAGAACTAATATTGAAGCAGTGACTGCAATGAATACAATTTCCAATCAAAAAATTAAAGAAAAGCTGAATTATCAGTTCATTCCCGTACAGGAAAGTGTTGATTTTCATCTTAATAATTATAGTAACGACAAAAAAGCTGAATAA
- a CDS encoding MvdD family ATP-grasp ribosomal peptide maturase: MNKILIITHTGDNFSIEKVTEYIEKNNCEVIRFDVDLYPLQNKLSTIFQDGEWVSFLETADAKIRLDDVAAVWYRRAYNIGNGLKEEMDSKFYGAAMGEIRNTLFGFLESFDCYSLGKPSVYRRLDSKEEQLKIADKIGLKIPATCLTNNPEEAKQFIIKHKNVVAKMQTGFAIYEDGVESVVFTNVVKEDKFEELESLLYCPMQFQKMIQKKRELRVTVVGRDVYAFEIDSQQFEDAKVDWRKDGVNLIDKWLPTELPKDVEQKVLELLDVYNVDYGALDIIVSPEDDYYFIEINAAGEFFWLDNLTEGNLISKSIADVLCDKAPRRDNMVLA; the protein is encoded by the coding sequence ATGAATAAAATTTTAATAATTACGCATACTGGAGATAATTTTTCAATCGAAAAAGTCACAGAATATATTGAGAAAAATAACTGTGAAGTGATCCGTTTTGATGTCGATTTATATCCTTTACAAAATAAATTATCCACTATTTTTCAAGACGGAGAATGGGTGAGTTTTCTTGAAACTGCTGATGCTAAAATTCGTCTGGATGATGTTGCAGCGGTTTGGTACAGAAGAGCTTACAATATCGGAAACGGTTTGAAAGAAGAAATGGATTCTAAGTTTTACGGAGCCGCAATGGGCGAAATCCGCAATACACTTTTCGGGTTTCTGGAGTCTTTTGACTGCTATTCTTTAGGAAAACCAAGCGTTTACAGAAGATTAGACAGCAAAGAAGAACAACTTAAAATTGCAGACAAAATTGGTTTAAAAATTCCTGCAACTTGCTTAACCAACAATCCTGAAGAAGCAAAACAGTTTATTATAAAACATAAGAACGTTGTAGCAAAAATGCAGACCGGATTTGCCATTTATGAAGACGGAGTTGAAAGTGTAGTTTTCACGAATGTTGTTAAGGAAGATAAATTTGAAGAATTAGAGTCACTTTTATACTGTCCGATGCAGTTTCAGAAAATGATTCAAAAGAAAAGGGAACTTCGTGTAACCGTTGTTGGTCGGGATGTTTACGCTTTTGAAATTGATTCTCAACAATTCGAAGATGCCAAAGTTGACTGGAGAAAAGATGGAGTTAATTTAATTGATAAATGGCTTCCAACTGAACTTCCGAAAGATGTTGAACAAAAAGTTTTAGAGCTTTTAGATGTTTACAACGTTGATTATGGCGCACTAGACATCATCGTTTCTCCTGAAGATGATTATTATTTTATTGAAATCAACGCCGCAGGAGAGTTTTTCTGGCTAGATAACCTTACAGAAGGAAATCTTATTTCTAAAAGTATTGCAGATGTATTGTGTGATAAAGCGCCAAGAAGAGATAATATGGTTTTAGCTTAA
- a CDS encoding MvdC/MvdD family ATP grasp protein produces MILCITHSNDFYNIDLFFDYLRSKNIPYFRLNSDHLNDFQKISINQDSFELTDEFGNVLNSKDIQAVWHRKSWRITIPDDLDEDYEKIFLKEYGSLRYNLFTVLEDLPWINPYESENKIDGNKMYQLKIAQKFDLTIPKTLFSNDEEKILSFFHENCNGKAIAKLHGVITKSMNGENFLSTTIIDENNLEHIADIAYCPMIFQPYIEKEYELRIVYVDGEFFTGKINNSENTDWRVIQEGFLWSEYDLPEEIKTNLTSMMKEMKLYLGAIDMIKGKDGKYYFLEVNPQGEWGMLQKELNFPIAERIADNLIKRIK; encoded by the coding sequence ATGATTCTCTGTATTACCCATTCCAACGATTTTTATAATATCGATCTCTTTTTTGACTATCTGAGATCAAAAAATATCCCTTATTTCAGGCTTAATTCTGATCATCTTAATGATTTTCAGAAAATCAGTATCAATCAAGATTCATTTGAACTGACTGATGAGTTTGGAAATGTTCTTAACTCTAAAGATATACAAGCGGTATGGCATAGAAAATCATGGAGAATCACCATTCCTGATGATCTTGATGAAGATTATGAGAAAATTTTCCTGAAAGAATACGGAAGCCTTCGTTACAATCTTTTTACAGTTTTGGAAGATCTTCCGTGGATCAATCCCTATGAATCTGAAAATAAGATTGATGGGAACAAAATGTATCAGCTTAAAATTGCTCAAAAGTTTGATTTAACCATTCCAAAAACGCTTTTTTCTAATGACGAAGAAAAAATTCTAAGCTTTTTCCACGAAAACTGCAATGGCAAGGCTATAGCAAAACTTCATGGTGTGATTACAAAATCGATGAATGGGGAAAATTTTCTTTCAACAACCATTATTGATGAAAATAATTTAGAACACATTGCTGATATTGCGTATTGTCCGATGATCTTTCAGCCATATATCGAAAAAGAATATGAACTGAGAATTGTTTATGTAGATGGTGAGTTTTTCACAGGTAAAATTAATAACAGTGAAAATACCGACTGGAGAGTTATTCAGGAAGGTTTTCTCTGGTCAGAATATGATCTTCCGGAAGAAATTAAAACAAATCTGACTTCAATGATGAAAGAAATGAAATTGTATCTTGGAGCGATCGATATGATCAAAGGAAAAGATGGGAAATACTATTTTCTCGAAGTAAATCCGCAGGGAGAGTGGGGGATGTTGCAAAAAGAACTTAATTTTCCCATTGCAGAAAGAATCGCCGATAACCTTATAAAAAGAATAAAATAA